The segment CGCCGTCGTGCTCGCTGCTGACGGAGCGCCGCCGGTCTTCACAGCTTCGATGGGCTCACTCGGCCGGAGCGTCAGGAAGGCGACGACGGCCCCTGCGGCGGCGATGCCGCCCACGAACACGAGGCCCATCGAGCGACGTCGGCGGGCCGCCACGCGCTGCGTCGTGCCGAGCCCCGCCGTCGTTCCCGCACCGGTCGGCTGCGCGGCGAGCGTGATCTGCTCACGCTCATCGGCTGAGAGCGGCGAGCGCTGCTCCGTCGTGGACTGGAAGGCCATCGGCGAGACGTTGGCTTCGATGCTGTCGTACGAAATGGCCCTGCGTCCCGGAGGCGCGAAGGGGGCGAGCGCTCGGGCGAAGGCGCCGATGGTCTGGTAGCGCTGGGCCGGATCCTTCACGAGGCACTTGGCCACGACGTCCTCCAGCTCAGGCGGCACATCGGGGCGCGCGTCGCGCAAGGGCCTCGGCGGATCGCTCGCGATGGCGGCCGCAAGGCTTGGCACCGTCTCACCGTCGAAGGGCAGGCTCTTGGTCAGAAGCTCGTAGAGGACGATGCCGATGCTCCAGATGTCGGTGCGGACGTCCACGCTCTTCGAGTTGCGGATCTGCTCGGGCGACATGTAGAGCGGCGAGCCAAGGGCCACGCTCGACTGGGTGAGGCTCTTGGTGTGCGACTCGAAGCGAACCCCAGTGGCCTTGGAGATGCCGAAATCGAGGACCTTCACGAGGCCCGAGCCGTCGACGCGAGGCGTCAGAAACAGGTTCGAAGGCTTGATGTCGCGGTGCACGATGCCCAGGGCGTGGGCCGCCGCGAGCGCTTCGCAGGCCTGGAGCACGTAGTCGACGGCCTCCGGGATGGGGATGTTGCCGCGAGTCGTCTCAAGGAAGCGGTGGAGATCCTTGCCGGGCAAGTACTCCATCACGATGAAAGGCACGTTGGGCGGGGCGACCCCCACCTCGTAGATGTCCACGACGTGCTCGCTGCGGATGGCGACGGCGGACCGAGCCTCCCGCAAGAACCGGGTCCGCACCTCGGGATTGTCCAAGGCCTTCGGCAACATGAACTTGATGGCGACCTTTCGGTCGAGGGCCTCGTCGGTAGCCGACATCACGGCGCCCATCCCGCCAACGGCTAGAACGCGTTCGAGGACGTATTTGCCCGCGATGGTCGTCCCAACTTTGGGGAGCCCATCGAGGCTGTCCGCATCATGCGCCATGAGAACCCCAACCGTATCATGGTGGCTTGGGCGGGCCTCATCCGTGTCGTATGAGCCCGTGCGGGTCATCGCG is part of the Myxococcales bacterium genome and harbors:
- a CDS encoding serine/threonine protein kinase, which translates into the protein MAHDADSLDGLPKVGTTIAGKYVLERVLAVGGMGAVMSATDEALDRKVAIKFMLPKALDNPEVRTRFLREARSAVAIRSEHVVDIYEVGVAPPNVPFIVMEYLPGKDLHRFLETTRGNIPIPEAVDYVLQACEALAAAHALGIVHRDIKPSNLFLTPRVDGSGLVKVLDFGISKATGVRFESHTKSLTQSSVALGSPLYMSPEQIRNSKSVDVRTDIWSIGIVLYELLTKSLPFDGETVPSLAAAIASDPPRPLRDARPDVPPELEDVVAKCLVKDPAQRYQTIGAFARALAPFAPPGRRAISYDSIEANVSPMAFQSTTEQRSPLSADEREQITLAAQPTGAGTTAGLGTTQRVAARRRRSMGLVFVGGIAAAGAVVAFLTLRPSEPIEAVKTGGAPSAASTTAPAAPELEVPTTVAPLAPPVPTPSPLASAATAMPGPVTTGSTLVASQGKIEPPRKGPKAPAKVTLPAKPSEKPASKPAEATLPSAIGGGR